The DNA window CACATCGGACGCCGTCGCTTCCATTTCCCGACTGACAAGCCCGATCAGGTTGTCGGTTGCCATTGCCCTTCCTCCCGCGCGATAAGCACCCAGGATCAAAATATTCCCGACTGGACCTATACTGGTATTATCATTCCGGTGCAAACGGCCCGCGGACGGTGCTTCGCGCGCACCCTCAGCGCACCACGATCCCTCAGCGAACCCGTGGTGACAGCTTCATGGAGATGCGATCGCAGGCAGCGCGCAGGACCTCCAGAGTATAGGCATGGCGGCTTTCACGCGTATGGCGATTGATATAGGCGACGATAATGGAGGCAACGGCGCTGCCGTCCGGTCCGATGACCGGACAGCAGATATCGGTGATCCCGACGAAGTCACGGCTCTCGCGCATCCAGTAGCCGTCCGCGCGGATGATACGAAGCTGCTTTTCCAGCGCGTCACGATCCAGCGGCACCGGGGAATTCGCCGCACTTTCATCGATCATCCGCGCCGCGACCTTTGGCGGCTGGAAGGCAAGAATCACATGGCCGGAGGTCGCGTCGGTGGCCAGGCGGCCGTATCCCAGGCGCAGCGTGAACGCCATGTCCTCACCGCCGGGGACGGCCGCGGTCACGACGGTCAAGCCATGATTGAAGACGACCAGGTGCGGCGACTGATTTGAGTCCCCGGCAATCCGCGTCAGCTCGGGCATGGCGGCGGACATGAGATCCTGGGCGCTCGGCGTGTGCAGCCCCAGCTTGAAAAGCTTGTCGGTCAACGAATAGGCGTCGGTCTCGGCGTTGCGCTCGATATATTGACGCTCCTGCAGCGCGATCAGCATCCGGAATATCTCATTTTTCGAACGGCCGAGGCCTTCCGCGATCTCCTTCATCGTCAAGGGCGCCCTCGCCTCCGCCAGCAACTCCAGGACATCGAGGCCCTTGGTCAGCGCCGGGGCCGAATAGGTCGGTTTGCCACTCTCTTTTGCGTCATCTGCCATTCGAAGAATCCCCGGTGGTCCACACACGATAGAGGCAAGAAATCGGAATTGCCATTGGTTTTATATCCAAACTTGACACCATATATAAAACTGACATGATGCCCGAGATGATGAATTTCGAGGCCGAACCGATGACCGTACCGAGACCTGCCAACACAGCGCGCCGGACGATAAGCCCTCGGCCCAACAGCGTTTACACGTCGGTCGATTTCGAGCGCGAGGGCAAGCAGATCGGCTTCTTTCATGTGCCTCAATCGCCGCATGACGATGCCTGGGGCACAGTCCGCGTTCCGCTCGCCGTCATCAAGAACGGCGACGGTCCGACGGTCCTGATCGAGGGGGGCAACCACGGCGATGAATATGAGGGTCCGATCGCGCTCGGCGAGCTTCTGCGCGAGATCGATCCGCGCGATATTGCCGGACGCATCATCGCGATCCCGGCCATCAACATTCGGGCTGTCGAGGCCGGCACCCGCACCTCCCCGGTCGACGGGTTGAATTTCAACCGCAGTTTTCCGGGCGATTTCAACGGCACGCTGACAAGCCAGATCGCGGCCTATGTGCATGACATCCTGTTTCCGATGGCCGACTACTTCCTGGATCTCCATTCCGGCGGTTCGTCCCTGATGATCCTGCCGAGCGCGATCATCGAACCGTCCCCGACCGCGCAGGGACATCGCAAGAACATCAAGGCGACGCTCGCCTTCGGGGCGCCGACCGTTGTCATGGTCGACAATCTCGGTGAAACCCGCACCTCGACCGCGTCCGCCAACCAACAGGGGCTGATCGTCATCGGCAGTGAGATGGCCGGCGGCGGCCTTGTCAGTCAGGATGCGCTGGCCATCTGCCGCAGGGGCATCCGCAATGTGCTGAAACATGCAGGCGTCCTGAAAGGCGCGCCTGACATTGCCCCTGGCGCCAACGCACGCGTGCTCAAGGTGCCCGGAAGCGAAGGCTATCTGCTTTCCGAGGAGGACGGTGTCTTCGAGCCCTTGAGCCCGCTCGGCAGTGCCGTCAGCAAGGGTGACCTTGCCGGACGCATTCACTTTCTCCACACGCCGTCACGCGCGCCCATCGATCTCCTTCACCCTATCGACGGCATCGTTTTCGCCAAGCGTCAGCCCGGCCGCGTGCGTCCGGGGAATTGCTGCTTCGTGCTTGCCAACGAATACCCTGAGGCACTGACCGATGGGCCATGAGGACATCGAAGCGGCTGCCCGACGCATTGCCCCCTTCATACGGCGCACCCCGGTCGTCAAGCTCGACCATGCCACGGGCGCAAACCTTCAAAATGATGTCTATTTGAAACTCGAATGCCTCCAGGTGAGCGGCTCCTTCAAGATCCGGGGCGCCACGAACCGGGTGAAAACGCTCGAGCCGAGCCGGATCGAAAACGGACTGGTCGCCGCATCCGGCGGCAATCACGGCCTGGCGACCGCCTATGTGGCTGCCCAGGCCGGCGTTCCCGCCACCATCTACCTGCCGAACAATGCAAGCCCGCTGAAGGCGGAAAAGTTGCGCAAATGGGGCGCTGACGTTCGCTTCGCAGGCAAGGTCTGGGATGAAGCGCATGAGGCGGCATTGGCCGAGGCAAAGGCGTGCGGCGCCTTCTACATGCATCCCTTCGCCGATGCGCAGATCGTGTCCGGTCAGGGAACCGTGGCGCTGGAGATGGTCGATCAGATTCCCGATGCGGACATCTACATCGTCGCGATCGGCGGGGGCGGCCTCATCAGCGGCATGTCCGAAGTCCTGAAGCACGTCAAACCTGAAGCCAGGATCATTGGTGTCGAGCCGACCGGTTCACCGACCCTTCACGCCTCCCTGGCTGCCGGCCGTGTCGTTCGCTTGCCCGAGATAACGACGAAGGTGGCGACCATGGCCTGCGGCCGCACGGACGAAAGCATCTACGCGATCGTCGCCAAGCACGTCGACGACATCGTCCTCGTCGAGGATGCCGACATGCAGAAGGCCGCTGAATTGCTCTGGTTCGAATTCGGCATTGCCGCCGACCTCAGCGGCGCGGCGTCGCTGGCCGCGTTGATGAGCGGAGCTTTCAAGCCACCGCGCGGCGCCCGCATCGCCGGGCTTGTCTGCGGCGCCGGTGTCGAAGGCCTGAACGGCTGAGGTTGAGAAAGGCCGGTCCACGCAGGACGCGGCCGTGACATGGATACGGCACGAGTGCCGCGGAATACCGCCGGAATGGCTGTCGCTGGGACGGTCGTCGTGCGGGACATGAAAAAGAGGCGAAGAATCGCCCTGTCGCAACAAGAGGAGAACTGAAACATGCGCATTTCCTTGAAAGCATCTGTTGCTCTGCTCGCACTCGCCATCGCGACGCCCTCGCTTGCCGCGGAAAAGGTTCTGGGGCT is part of the Mesorhizobium loti genome and encodes:
- a CDS encoding IclR family transcriptional regulator, translating into MADDAKESGKPTYSAPALTKGLDVLELLAEARAPLTMKEIAEGLGRSKNEIFRMLIALQERQYIERNAETDAYSLTDKLFKLGLHTPSAQDLMSAAMPELTRIAGDSNQSPHLVVFNHGLTVVTAAVPGGEDMAFTLRLGYGRLATDATSGHVILAFQPPKVAARMIDESAANSPVPLDRDALEKQLRIIRADGYWMRESRDFVGITDICCPVIGPDGSAVASIIVAYINRHTRESRHAYTLEVLRAACDRISMKLSPRVR
- a CDS encoding succinylglutamate desuccinylase produces the protein MTVPRPANTARRTISPRPNSVYTSVDFEREGKQIGFFHVPQSPHDDAWGTVRVPLAVIKNGDGPTVLIEGGNHGDEYEGPIALGELLREIDPRDIAGRIIAIPAINIRAVEAGTRTSPVDGLNFNRSFPGDFNGTLTSQIAAYVHDILFPMADYFLDLHSGGSSLMILPSAIIEPSPTAQGHRKNIKATLAFGAPTVVMVDNLGETRTSTASANQQGLIVIGSEMAGGGLVSQDALAICRRGIRNVLKHAGVLKGAPDIAPGANARVLKVPGSEGYLLSEEDGVFEPLSPLGSAVSKGDLAGRIHFLHTPSRAPIDLLHPIDGIVFAKRQPGRVRPGNCCFVLANEYPEALTDGP
- a CDS encoding threonine/serine dehydratase, translating into MGHEDIEAAARRIAPFIRRTPVVKLDHATGANLQNDVYLKLECLQVSGSFKIRGATNRVKTLEPSRIENGLVAASGGNHGLATAYVAAQAGVPATIYLPNNASPLKAEKLRKWGADVRFAGKVWDEAHEAALAEAKACGAFYMHPFADAQIVSGQGTVALEMVDQIPDADIYIVAIGGGGLISGMSEVLKHVKPEARIIGVEPTGSPTLHASLAAGRVVRLPEITTKVATMACGRTDESIYAIVAKHVDDIVLVEDADMQKAAELLWFEFGIAADLSGAASLAALMSGAFKPPRGARIAGLVCGAGVEGLNG